Sequence from the Aromatoleum petrolei genome:
GCGAGAGGCCGCCGAAGCAGGCCCAGGCGAGCGTTGGGTCGGCCGGCCGGCGCACGATCTCGTCGGGCGGAAGGGCGTGCGCGGGGATGCCGAAGTCGCGCAGGAGGCCCGCATGCAGCACGCCCAGCCAGCGGTAGCTCGACACCGTGCCGCCGCCGAGCAGGCGATGCCCGGGCGGCAGCACGACGGACGAGGACAGCATCCACGGCCCGACCAGCACTGCACCGCCGCCCGCGCGCCGCTGCACGAGTTCGCAATCGGTGTGCGCCGCCCGCGCCGCCTCGTCGTGCAGCACCGCCTGCGCGCAGCCGAACACGACGCCGGGCGCGGGGTAGCTCCACACCCGTACGCGCGGCGCGCTGACGGGGGCGGCGAGCTGGCGGGCGTTCCACGCCTGTTCGACGGAGGGGCGCGCCAGTGTCAGCGCCGGGGCGCCGAGCGAAGCCGGTGTGGCGAGGGGCGCGAGAGGGGCGAGGGCGGCGGCCGGCATCAGTCGAACTCCGCGTGTTCCAGGCGGCGCGCGATCTCGCCGAGGAAGAGCGCCGCGGGCTGGCCGTCGACCGCGCGGTGGTCGAACACCAGCGTCAGGGTCACGATCGGCGCGGCGACGATGGCACCGTCCCGGACGATGGCGCGCATCGCGGTGCGGCCGACACCGAGGATTGCGACCTGCGGCGGGTTGATGATCGGGCTGAAGCGGTCGATGCCAGCCGCGCCGAGGTTGGTCACCGTGAAGGTGCCGCGCTGGTAGGCGCCGCCGGTGAGTGCGCCGCTACGTGCGCCCTCGGCAAGTCGCCGCGTCTCGTCGGCAAGTTCGGCGACGCGCTTCGCGTCGGCGTTGCGGATCACCGGCACCATCAGCCCGTCGTCGAGGGCGACCGCGACGCCGAGGTTGATGTCCTCGACGAGCTCGACCTCCTTCTCGCGCATCAGCGCGTTGAGCCGCGGATGGGCGCGTAGCGCGAGCGCCACCGCGCGCAGCACGAAGGCGTTGACGCTGAGCTTTTCGCCGGCCGCTGCGCGCTCGGCGCGCAGTGCCTCGACGCGACTCAGGTCCACGTCGACTTCGTGCGCGACGCGCGGCACCTGCCATCCTTGCGTCATGTTGCGGGCGATCGCGCCGCGCAGACCGCTGAGCGGCATGGTGCGGCGTTCGGCTGGCGGGATGGCCGGCGCGGGCGCGAGCGAGGCTGTCGCGCTCATCGCTCAGCCCTCCAGCTGCGCGATCACCGCGCCGCGGCCGAAGGTCTCCTGCTCGGGCACCTGGATCGCCGCGATGCGGCCGGCGGTGGGCGCGAAGATCTCGTGGCTGGTCTTCACAAGCTCGGCCACGGCGAGAACCTGGCCGGCCTCGACCGTGTCACCGGCCTTGACCTGCCATTCCTGCAGCAGGGCTTCGGTGCCTTCATCGACGTCGGCCCACACCGCGTCGTCGAGGATGATGTCGATCATGTCTGTCTCCTGGGTCAATAAACTTTTGCGGTCATGAGGCCGCGCACGCTGGCGACGATGTTGTCCACCTGCGGGATGGCGAACTGTTCGAGCGGGCGGCTGAAGGGGATGGGGACGTCGGGCACCGCGAGGCGGCGCACCGGAGCCTTGAGGCGGATGCTGTCGAGGTGCTCGGCGACGAGTGCGGCAATCTCGCCCGAGAGGCCGTAGCTGAGATAGTCCTCGTCGGCGACGAGCAGGCGCCCGGTCTTGGCGACCGACTTCAGCACGGTGGCGCGGTCGAGCGGCACCAGGGTGCGCAGGTCCACGATCTCGGCCGAAATGCCCTCGGCGGCGAGGGTCTCGGCGGCGACCAGCGACTTTTGCACCATCTGCGACAGGGTCACGATCGTGACGTCGCTGCCCTCGCGCACCACGCGCGCCTCGCCGAACGGGATCGCGTAGGGCTCCTCGGGAACCTCGTTGGTGCTGCCCTCGAAGTAGGACATCCACGACAGCCCCATGATGCCCTTGTGGTACAGGAAGACGACAGGGTTGTCGTCGCGGATCGCCGTCGTCATCAGGCCCTTGGCGTCGTAGGCGTTCGACGGCACGACCACCTTCAGGCCGGGCACGTGGGCGAAGATCGAGTACAGGCACTGCGAGTGCTGCGCGGCGTCGTTGTAGCCGCCGCCGATGCCGGTCGTGATCACGAGCGGGTACTTGCAGGCACCGCCCGACATGTAGTGGTTCTTGGCGATGTGGTTGTAGATCTGGTCGAAGCACACGCCGAAGAAGTCGACGAACATCAACTCCGAGATCGGGCGCAGGCCCTCGGCAGCGGCGCCGAGCGCGGCGCCCATGAAGCCGGTCTCCGAGATCGGGGTGTCCATCACGCGGTCGGGGCCGAACTTGTCCAGCAGGCCCGTGGTCGCGCTGAAGATGCCGCCGTACTTGCCGACATCCTCGCCCATGACGAAGACGCGCGGGTCGCGCGCCATCTCCTGTGCGGTGGCTTCGGAAATCGCCTGCGCCATCGTCAGCATGCGCGCCTTGGCTTGGGTTGCAGTGGTCATCGTGGTCTCCTTGTCTTGTTCCGGGCGCGGGTTCATTCGGCGAAGACGTGCAGCAGCGCGTCCTCGGGGCGGGGGTAGGGGCTGTTGCGACCGAAGTCGTAGGCCGCCTGCACGCGCGTGGCGATGCGTTGGCGCAAGCCCGCATCCGAGTTCGCATCCAGCAGCCCCATGTCGCGCACCAGCGCGCCGAGCACGGGGATGGGGTCGTGCTGACGCAATTCCTTCGCCTCGCCCTTCGGGCGGTAGGTCTCGGGGTCGCCCTGGAAGTGCCCGAAGTAGCGGTCGGTCTTCACCTCGATCAGGGTCGGGCCCTCGCCGCGGCGCGCCCGCGCCACCGCCGTGCCGGCAACCTTGAACACCGCGAGGGCGTCGTTGCGCTCGATCAGCACGCCGGGCATGCCGTAGCCGGCGGCGCGTTCGGCGTTGGAGGCGATCGCCGTCGAGGCGGATTTCTCGACCGAGATGCCGTACTTGTTGTCCTCGACGACGAAGACCACCGGCAGCTTCCACAGCGCGGCGAGGTTCAACGCCTCGTGGAAGGCGCCCTGGTTGGCCGCGCCTTCGCCGAAGAAGGCCACCGCGACGGAATCCCGGCCGAGCTTCTTCGCCGCCAACGCGGCGCCGCAGGCCTGCGGCGCGCCAGCGCCGACGATGCCGCTGCAGGAGAACTTCACCACCGGGTCGAAGAGGTGCATGTGGCCGCCCTTGCCGCGGCCGAGCCCGGTGTCCTTGCCGAACATCTCGGCGGTCATCGCGTCGAGATCGACGCCCTTCGCGATCGCGAAGTGGTGCGGGCGATGCGCGCCGACCACCGTGTCGTCGGCGCGCAGGTGGGCGCACACGCCCACCGCGACCGGCTCCTGCCCTGCGGCCAGGTGCATCTCGCCCGGCACCGGCCCCGCACCGATGTCGAAGGCGAGGCCCTTCTGGATCTTCGGCGGGAGTTTGCCCTCCAGATAGACCCGGGCCATGGTCTCCTCGTACTCCCGGATCTCGATCATCTTTTCGTACATCCACAGCAGTTGCTCGGCTGTCGCGTCCATCGCTGCAAACCTCCTCGTCGATTGGTGGGGTGCCATCGCCGCCGTCCGCCCGATCTGGTGCCGGGCAATCCGGCGGCTGTGTGCAGGGCTTATCGCAAGAGGGGTGCCAGCCTGCAGGTAATGCAATTGACATTCGTCATTTCGATTGCAAGTGACTGATTGTGTGTGGATGTGTCGCGTATTCCGGCGGCGTGAGAAAGACGTGGCGGGTCCAGCGACACTGTCGCAGCGGCGTCGCGCGGGGTGCTACAGGTGTCGCATCGCTGCGACGCCGCTGTCGCACGGCCGGGCTTCTGTCGCACGGCGCTACGGGGCACCCGACCGTCCTGGCGTGGGTGGTCATTCAATGACGAAATAACCCGCTGCTCATGGGATACAGGCGCATCGCCATGACTCCGGTATGGCCCGGTTCGTCCTGTGTCGGCCGCATGGCACCGCCGTTGCTATGCCCAGCTCCAGCGGCGCCACGCGACTCCGGTTCGCGTGGCGCGTCGCGATTACGGCGGGGGACAAGGAGGAGACGCTTCCCCCGCCCATCCCATACCAAAGGAGACGACACGATGCACACGACCCTGAATCCGATCCGCCTCGCCGCCACCGCATGCGGGCTGCTGCTGGCCTGCTCCGCGCAGGCCGAGATCGAGGTCTACAACAAGGACGGCTACCGCTTCGGCGTCGACGGCTGGGTGATCCTCAATGCCAGCTCGACCAACGGCGATGCCGACGCCAACGATGCCTTCCGCATCACCTCGGGCGATTCGCCGAACATGATCGGCTTCAACTTCGCGGTGCCGGAGACGGACGGCGTGCGCATGTCGAGCCGCCTCGGGCTGCGCGTGAACCCGCACTCGGGCGAGGGCAACTTCAAGAACCGCGGCAACGTCGCCGACACCGCATCGAAGTCGATCGACCCGCGCGAGATCTGGGCGCGTTTCGAAGGCGACTTCGGTCAGGTCACGATCGGCAAGCACTACAGCATCTTCCAGGGCCGACCCATCCTCGCCGATGAGTCGGTGCTCGCCGGCGGCTTCTTCGCCTACGACAACGCCAACGGCGGCGGGGCGCTCGGCGCTGGCTCGCTGCACTCGGGCTACCTCTACGCGAACTTCAACAGCGGCCTGCGCTACGACAGCCCGCGCGCAAATCCGCTGAAGTTCTCGGTCGGCCTGTACGACCCGAGCCAGATGGGCAACGTGTTCCTGCCCTCGGCGGGACTCGCGAGCAAGACCACGTTGCCGCGGGTCGAGGCGGAACTCGCCTATGACGGAACGTTCACGGGCGGCAGCTACACCGTGTACGCGGACGGCGTGTATCAGCGCGCGCAGGACTGCCGCCTGCCCGGCGGCGCGACCTGCGTGGGCGGCGACACCGTCACCGGCCGGGGCGTATCGGGTGGCGCGCAGCTCAAGCTCGGCGCTTTCGGCCTCTTCGCTTCGGCCTTTTCGGGCAAGGGACTGGGTTCGGCGCTGATGTTCGACTACGACGCGCTCGACGCCGTCGGCCGCGAGCGTGAAAGCAAGGGCTGGTGGGTGCAGGCGACCGCGCGCGTGACGCCCAAGACGACGCTGCGCCTGAGCCATGGAGTCACCCGCGTCGACGACACCGCCGCGACACGCGGGCACGAGGCGCGCGGCACGCTGGCCGGCCTCTACTACGGCATGAACCGTTTCGTGACGCTGTACGGTGAGCTGGGCCGCTCCGACTTCGATTTCAACCCCGCATTCGGCCGCGCGACCGACACGCGTTATGCGACTTTGGGGGCGCGCTTCGCCTGGTGACGGCGGGGCCGAGGGTGCGGCGAGCTGCCCCGCGCGGGGGCCGCTCGCCGCGACCTCGGCCGGCCGGCTCGTACGTGCAATTCGACTTGAATGCGCTTGTCCATCGCCTATGTTGAACACATCGGTCGAATATTTGGGGGAAATCGCCCACGACGTAGATCGATTTAGTCGCAGTTTTCCGTCGTATGACGCGGGCTCGTGCGTTTCCGCATCGGGGACGCAAAGGAGGCTGAGATGCTGCGCATCACCTCGATTCTGGCTTCAATGCTGGCGCTTTCCGGTTGCGCTTCCACCATCGGGACGTTCTTCAATCGCCCGGTCGTCGAAGACGGTGTTGACAAGGCGGTATCGACGATCTCGCTGTCGGCGGATCGACGCACCGTGATCGTCGTGACCGAGCCGGGCGCCAATCGCGCCAAGTTCTGTGCGGAGCCGCCCCCCGATGCCGCAGTCGGGTTGAAGGCACAGCTCGAGGCCGCGTTGAAGGGCAAGTCGCAGACCGGCGTCGACGCGGAGGGACAGTTGGCCGAAAGCTTCCAGTCCGATGTGACGGTGATCGCCGAGCGGACCGCGTCGCTCGATGTGTTCAGGACCGGGGTGTATGCACTCTGCCAGCTTCACTTGAACGGCGCGGTCACCGGGCCGGAAGTGAAGGTTCTCTTCGAGGGCCTGTTGAAAGCCTACGCGGATGCCGACCTGAAGCGCGCCGAAAAGGATCCGTCGAACATGCAGGCCGATCTCGATCGCACGCGCAGGGAGCTCGATGCGGCCAGGAAGGATCTCGACAAGGCGCGGGATGCAGAGCTCGATCGGGCGAGGAAGGA
This genomic interval carries:
- a CDS encoding dihydrolipoamide acetyltransferase family protein — encoded protein: MSATASLAPAPAIPPAERRTMPLSGLRGAIARNMTQGWQVPRVAHEVDVDLSRVEALRAERAAAGEKLSVNAFVLRAVALALRAHPRLNALMREKEVELVEDINLGVAVALDDGLMVPVIRNADAKRVAELADETRRLAEGARSGALTGGAYQRGTFTVTNLGAAGIDRFSPIINPPQVAILGVGRTAMRAIVRDGAIVAAPIVTLTLVFDHRAVDGQPAALFLGEIARRLEHAEFD
- a CDS encoding lipoyl domain-containing protein, with product MIDIILDDAVWADVDEGTEALLQEWQVKAGDTVEAGQVLAVAELVKTSHEIFAPTAGRIAAIQVPEQETFGRGAVIAQLEG
- a CDS encoding alpha-ketoacid dehydrogenase subunit beta, whose translation is MTTATQAKARMLTMAQAISEATAQEMARDPRVFVMGEDVGKYGGIFSATTGLLDKFGPDRVMDTPISETGFMGAALGAAAEGLRPISELMFVDFFGVCFDQIYNHIAKNHYMSGGACKYPLVITTGIGGGYNDAAQHSQCLYSIFAHVPGLKVVVPSNAYDAKGLMTTAIRDDNPVVFLYHKGIMGLSWMSYFEGSTNEVPEEPYAIPFGEARVVREGSDVTIVTLSQMVQKSLVAAETLAAEGISAEIVDLRTLVPLDRATVLKSVAKTGRLLVADEDYLSYGLSGEIAALVAEHLDSIRLKAPVRRLAVPDVPIPFSRPLEQFAIPQVDNIVASVRGLMTAKVY
- a CDS encoding porin, which produces MHTTLNPIRLAATACGLLLACSAQAEIEVYNKDGYRFGVDGWVILNASSTNGDADANDAFRITSGDSPNMIGFNFAVPETDGVRMSSRLGLRVNPHSGEGNFKNRGNVADTASKSIDPREIWARFEGDFGQVTIGKHYSIFQGRPILADESVLAGGFFAYDNANGGGALGAGSLHSGYLYANFNSGLRYDSPRANPLKFSVGLYDPSQMGNVFLPSAGLASKTTLPRVEAELAYDGTFTGGSYTVYADGVYQRAQDCRLPGGATCVGGDTVTGRGVSGGAQLKLGAFGLFASAFSGKGLGSALMFDYDALDAVGRERESKGWWVQATARVTPKTTLRLSHGVTRVDDTAATRGHEARGTLAGLYYGMNRFVTLYGELGRSDFDFNPAFGRATDTRYATLGARFAW
- a CDS encoding lipoate--protein ligase family protein, with amino-acid sequence MPAAALAPLAPLATPASLGAPALTLARPSVEQAWNARQLAAPVSAPRVRVWSYPAPGVVFGCAQAVLHDEAARAAHTDCELVQRRAGGGAVLVGPWMLSSSVVLPPGHRLLGGGTVSSYRWLGVLHAGLLRDFGIPAHALPPDEIVRRPADPTLAWACFGGLSPWEVVADGRKIVGLAQLRGRHGVLLTTGTLLHHPDWALLCRALGRPQDDAARLAAVTTSCAEQLGTGVHIETLAEALQQMLADVLGEFEAAA
- a CDS encoding thiamine pyrophosphate-dependent dehydrogenase E1 component subunit alpha, which codes for MDATAEQLLWMYEKMIEIREYEETMARVYLEGKLPPKIQKGLAFDIGAGPVPGEMHLAAGQEPVAVGVCAHLRADDTVVGAHRPHHFAIAKGVDLDAMTAEMFGKDTGLGRGKGGHMHLFDPVVKFSCSGIVGAGAPQACGAALAAKKLGRDSVAVAFFGEGAANQGAFHEALNLAALWKLPVVFVVEDNKYGISVEKSASTAIASNAERAAGYGMPGVLIERNDALAVFKVAGTAVARARRGEGPTLIEVKTDRYFGHFQGDPETYRPKGEAKELRQHDPIPVLGALVRDMGLLDANSDAGLRQRIATRVQAAYDFGRNSPYPRPEDALLHVFAE